The following nucleotide sequence is from Amblyraja radiata isolate CabotCenter1 chromosome 22, sAmbRad1.1.pri, whole genome shotgun sequence.
tgtaacggcagcagttttgaaagcggaggggacaattccttgggacaatgaggagttgaagagattagtgaggtaggggcagagtacggggaggcaggacttcaacaggggagtggggagagggtcgagggagcaggtggtgggatatgacctagactctcccatttgtggaaacatcctctccacatccactctatccaagtctttcactaatctgtatgtttaaatgaggtccccccctcattcttctaaactccagcgagtacaggcccagtgctaacAAACGCTTATCATCGGTTAGtgtactgattcctgggatcattcttgtaagcctcctctggactaTCTTAAGagtcatccttcctcagatacggtgccctaaATTACTCACCATATTCCAAAAacagccttaccagcgccttatagagcctcaacattatatccctgtttgTGTATATAAGCCCTATAGACATATATGCTCGCATTGAGTTTGCTCGCTATATTACCATTATCACTATAACTTATGAAGTGGCAGAAACTCGAGCGGCCCAACGACCTCTTGATATATGAGAAAGTAGACAGAAGTTGTGAGGAAATTTAGTGCTAAAAATGAAAATGTTCTTTCACAGAATGAAGGGAAATGTATCGCAGAGTTCCCCAAAGCTGAGGGTGCATAACACTCCCTTTATTCATCGAgaaaacaaatgctggaggaactcagtggatctgggggggggggggggtagacacaaagggctggagtaactcagcggatctgggggggttagacacaaagggctggagtaactcagcaggacgggcagcatatcTCCAGaggagcaatgggtgacgtttcgggtcgaggcccttcttcagactgagaatcaggggagagggaaatgagagatatggacggtgatgtagagagatataaaacaaatgaatgaaagatgcaaaaaagctCACAATGGTAAAGGAAGCAGGCCGTTGTTAGCGGTTTACTATGTGATAATGAGAagttggtgcgacttgggtgggggagggatggagagagggggaacgcaggggttacttgaagttagagaaatcaatattcatatcagacAGAGAAGTGGCAAGGGAGCATCGACATTAGTCGGCAGGCCCGTCCGACAGAATTAAAATCTGTCATAAAGTGGTGTTATCACGAGGGTTTACGGTTGAGAGGGTGAATTTAGTtgtagaaggaaccgcagatggtgGCTGAAACCAATGatcgacataaaaagctggagtcactcaatgggtcagtttagtttagtttagagatacagtgcagatacagcgtggaaacaggcccttcagcccaccgagtccgcgatgaccaatgatcacctgttcacactaggtatgtgtttagtttagaggtacatcatagaaacaggcccttcagcccaccgtgtccgcgctgaccagcgaagcTTCTCTGCATTAGTGTAGCGTAGCGATTGAACTAAAGCCTTAGAGtgcgagagacccaggttcgatcttggctacgggtgctgtctgtacggagtttgcacgttctctcggagaaatggcagatggagtttaatctgagcaagagtgcaatgttgcactttgggaggttgaaggcACAAGGAGAGGGGGTAGTTCCATGGCAACTCCAATAACAGCATTGTTTGTTTTtagcacagaaaccggcccttcggcccacctaatcctgactgaccatcgatcacccgttcacacactagttctaagtttagtttagagatacagtgtggaaagaaccctgtggcccaccgtgtccacgccgactagcgatccccgcactattccacacacgctggggacaatttacatttataccaagccaattaacctacaaacccgtacgttttTGGAGTTTGTGGCCGGAGGAGCTGGGACCACGTTGCAAATGCATCGGATATAGACTGGGGAAATAACTCGCATGAGCCGCGTATTGATGCAGCGCTGCAGAGGGTGAAGCCGGCCGACCTCAGTCACATTCTCAGTCACAGCCGctacctttgcgtagtttcccttgcattgtgttGTGCagcttcccttgtattgctttaacacacactgtgcaaaaaaaaaaaagaaatttaacttatatatatatttatatcaatgtgtgtttgtgcgtgcctgtgtgtgagaggcaagttaaggACCTatccccaccagcatgcgattgcatgcgtctagcgcgaccaaacgtggtcgcttgaaaaATCTTGCAATgcctgcaggcgcattgagggcgtacgcagcgtctcggccGGCGtacgcagggctgccaactcaggcagagagagaggggggaggaagagagagaaaggcagatggggcagagacagagagagagagagagggagggagagagagtggcacAGAGAGACAGGGgcacagagagacagggagagagggagtcccgctggggtggctcagcgggacgggcaggggctctggggagagggttgcgtttctggtcgagacccttctgcagacaatcacaagtactcttaccgacgagagttcagtttagtctgaagaagggtcttctctccagagtcgctgcgctgcctgtcctgctgagttactccagcttttatctaTCCTCAATTTCCGAGTTAAATaccatttctcacggggggctttttGCTTCTATCCTCACCcatttcccaacctcagcctcacggacagCGTGTGGGCAGACcggtaaaatggcgtcgacaatcacacatgtgatactacgtctttttcgctgagtggcgcatcttgctcctctagtatctttgggtggaACTAGTGAGAAGGAAGGTGATGAGCAGATGGAGCagttgagggagggggtgaggcagGCAGGCTGGCTGGCTTCAGATGGAAccaggtggaggaggggggtgatgGATGAGAGGCAGAGACGGATAATGAGAGGATAAAAGGTGTAGATGGAGCCTGGGGGCAGCAGGTGACGTTTGACGTCATGGTGCTCAGTGCGCGATTGTTTTGGCGCGCGGCACGTGGTTACGGCCGTTGCTGAGGGCGAGGCGAAGATGAGCTCGAGTCACTCGGTCTGGCGAGGCCTGGTGGCGACGGTCGGCCTGGTGCTCACAGCCGAGGGACTTTACTACCTGTTCCGATACCTGAAGTGGGTCCGTGAGCAACAGCCCAGGGTGCTGTTCTTCCCGGCGCCGGTGACCTGCGTGCGGCCACTGTTGCTGGCGAGCCCCGGACGCTGCGACTGCCCGTTGCCGCACCGGGAGAGCGCCCTGAGCCGCATGGCACGCCTGTTGCTCAGCGCTCGCCGTTCCATCGACGTCTGCGTCTTCACCATCTCCAGCCTGGACCTGAGCGGCTCGGTGCTGGTTGCATACGAGCGCGGCGTGCGCGTCCGTGTTATCACCGACTCCGACTACATGGCGCTGGCCAGCTCGCAAGTGGGCACATTCAGGAAAGCAGGTGAGTGTCGCGGGCTTCGAGCCAAGCCTGTTGTCGATGGTCCGGTCACTGGGTCCCACCCCAACTCTCCACTGCAGCCGCCACGCAGTGCCTGGCCGGCACCTCccaaaccaaagat
It contains:
- the pld6 gene encoding mitochondrial cardiolipin hydrolase produces the protein MSSSHSVWRGLVATVGLVLTAEGLYYLFRYLKWVREQQPRVLFFPAPVTCVRPLLLASPGRCDCPLPHRESALSRMARLLLSARRSIDVCVFTISSLDLSGSVLVAYERGVRVRVITDSDYMALASSQVGTFRKAGIEVRHDQDTNYMHHKFALIDGSILITGSLNWSAQAIFRNKENVIIIKDADIVKAFTEEFERLWNEYDPTKYSFSPQSS